CAGATATCTTCGGACGCGGCGGAAAGCTTTCGACCCCCGGTCCGACAGCAGCATTTGGGTCATTGTCCACCAGCGTACGTCCAAAACGGCGCCGCCGGACACCCAGACTAAAGACTCGCCGGGCGCGGATTTAAACTGATCGATGAAACTAAAGTCCCGAACGAGAACACCGCCAGATCGCCCGAGATCAGTTTTCTTAAATCCTATAAAGTGAATTTGTATATCAGGAAATTTTTCTTTCAGTAAATATGCAGATATATGCGCAAACAGAATGTCACCATAATTGAAACGGTCGAACGCTCCGAGGACAAAAGCGTATACAAACACTTTTTCACCTCAATTTCATAATAAAACGAATAATTAATAATAGCAAATAACAGTAGAACAGTCAAAGGCCGAACTTTTACGAAGAATATGTCATTCCGTCTCCAGATCCGCAGATCATCTCTTCGGTCGCCCTCTTGGCTCAGGAAGCGCACGCCCCCTTTTTCACCGACGCCTGTCGTGTCAAACGACTCAGATTGAGACAGATCGAACCGAGGCTCGTCCGAGCAGGTCGAGGGGCAAGGAAAAGTCAAGTGCGGGCTGGAGCCAATGCAGTTGGCCCGGGCCAAGCTCAGCGCCGGCCGGTCACGCCCCTGCTACGACGCGACTTTCTTCGGCTGCGAAGACAGCCAGATCGGCGAGCAGGCCATCGAGGTCGGCTTGCAAGGTCGTGAAGTGGGCCGTCTTCTCGAAGCTGTCTTCGTTCATATAGAGCCGGCGATTGATCTCGAGTTGGAGACTGTGCCGGCCGGCTGCCGGATCGCTGTAGCGACGTACCAGTTCGACGCCTTTGTAGGGCTGGTTGCGCCGAACGTCGTAGCCCAGTCCCTTGAGATAAGCCTCAACCCTCGCCGTGAAGGCCTCGCAGCAGGCCGTGCCCTCGCGATCTCCCAGCACGAAATCGGCGCGCGGATCGCTGTTACCGTCGATCCGGGGATCGCCGTTCGCCGGCATCGAATGACAGTCGAGATGAAACAGACACCCGAAGGCCGCATGCAAACGTTCGACCTCGCGCTCCAGCGTCGCATGATAGGGCCTCCAGCAGCGCTCGATCCGCTGCCGCACCTCCTCAACGCCGAGCTTGCGCCGGTAGATCGGCGTCTTGCCTTGAAGCCGGCTCCAGATCAGCCCCACGCCGAGCCGCGTCTTCTCGCCCGGACGGATGGCCTGCGGCCAGCCGCCGGCAATCATGTCCGGATCGATGTCCTCCAACGACCGGTTTGGGTCGATGTAGCTGCGGGGAAAACGGGCGCGCAAAAGCGGTGCTCCCCGCGCCGGCGCAGTCGCGAAGAGCTCGTCGACATACATGTCCTCCGCCCGGCGCAGTTCGACCAACGAGCAGGCATAGTCGAAATCGTCAGGATAGAAGCTGCCGCTGTGGGGGCTGTCCAGGAGCAGCGGAACCGGCTCGCCCCGCGCCGGAAGCAGCTCGACCAGGTCGGCAGGGTCAGCCGGCATGCCCAACACCTCCGTCGTTCAGATGACAGGCCGACCGGCGGCCGGGCGTCACTTCCTTGAGTTGCGGCACCTCGACGCGACAGCGCGGTCCGGCGTGCGGGCAGCGCGGGTGGAAGTGGCAACCGGGCGGAGGGTCGAGCGGCGAGGGAATCTCCCCCTTCACCGGCGTGTAGGTCCGCCGCCGCAGGTCGATGCGCGGCACCTCGGCAAGCAGCGCCTGCGTATAGGGGTGGTTCGGTTCCGCGAAGAGCGTCTCGGTCTCGCCGATCTCGACCACGCGCCCCAGATACATGATCACAACCCGGTCGGCGATATGCTCGACCACACCCAGATCGTGGCTGATGAAGAGATAGGTCAGACCGAGGTCGCGGCGTAGCTCCATGAAGAGGTTCAGCACCTGCGCCTGGATCGAGACATCCAGCGCCGCTACCGCCTCGTCGCAGACGATGAAACTCGGCTCCACGGCCAGCGCCCGAGCGATCCCGAGACGTTGGCGCTGGCCGCCGGAGAACTGGTGCGGGTAGCGCCGCCGGTAGCTGGGGTCTAGCCCGACCCGCCGCATCGTTGCGGCCAGTCGGTCATCAGCCTCCGACCGGGTCCAAAGCCCATGGTAAAGCGGCGCCTCGCCGATAATCTCGGCGACCCGCATACGCGGGTTCAACGAGGCGAAGGGGTCCTGGAAGATCATTTGAACGGCCAAGGCAAAAGCCTTGGCTTGGCCGTGAGTCAGTCCGGCGACCGGCTCCCCCCGCCAGCGCACCTGGCCGTCGCTCGCGCTGTGGAGGCCCGCCACCACGCGGCCGAGCGTGGACTTGCCGCACCCGGACTCGCCGACCAGCCCGACCACCTCCCCTTCCTCGATAGAGAAACTGACCTGGTCGACGGCGTGAACCGTCTCCTCGCGCACCTGCGCACCGAGTCTTCGAGCCAGCTTGCCGGCGAAATCGAGGCGCTTGACGAAGCGCTTGGAGACGGACTCCAAGGCAAGGATCGGTGCTTCCGTCATACCGTCGCGCCATCGAGATGCGGATGATGGCAGCGGACGACACGGCCGTCCGGCAAGGTCGCGGGTTCGGGCAGGACCTCGCAGGCGGCGTCGGCGCGTGGGCAGCGCGGCGCGAAGGGGCAACCGGGCGGCAGGGACAGAAGCGATGGCGTCATGCCGGGAATCTGAGCGAGCGGCGCACCGCGCTGGTTCTGCGTCGGCACGGACCCGATCAGCCCGGCCGTGTAGGGATGCCGGGGGCGATCGAGCACGGCATCCACCTCCCCCTGTTCGACGAGCTTGCCGGCATACATCACGGCCACCCGGTCGGCGAGCCCGGCCACCACCGAAAGGTCATGGGTGATCCAGATCAGCGCGGTGCCCGTCTCCCGACAGAGGGTCTGCACCTCGTGCAGGATCTGGCCCTGGATGGTGACGTCCAGCGCCGTCGTCGGCTCGTCCGCGATGATCAACTCCGGCCCGTTCAGCAGCGCGATGGCGATGGCGACACGCTGGCGCATGCCGCCGGAGAACTGATGCGGATAGGCGCGCAAGCGCTCGTCCGGCGACGCGATGCCGACCCGGCCGAGGGCGTCCCGCGCGCGCTGGCGCGCGCTGTCCCGATCGACCCGCTCATGCGCCTGGATCGTCTCGATCATCTGCGTGTCGATGCGCAGGACCGGATTCAGGGTCATCATCGGGTCCTGAAAGATCATGGCGATGCGCGCGCCACGCAGACCGCGCAGGCTGTTTTCGTCGAGCGTCGTCAGGTCCCGTCCCTGAAACAGCACTCGACCGCCCACGACCCGCCCGGGCGGGTCGACCAGTCCCATGATCGAGAATCCGGTTACCGACTTGCCGGACCCCGACTCTCCGACCAGCCCCATGACCTCGCCGCGCCGAAGGCTGAAGCTGACATCGTCGACGGCCCGTGCGACGCCGGACTTCGTGAAGAAGTGGGTCTGCAGCCGCTCGACAGCGAGCAAGGGCATGTCGGTCGCCGTCGGTCCTGCCATCATCGCTCCAGCCTCGGGTTCAGCACGTCGCGCAGCTGGTCGCCGACCAGATTGATGCTGACGATGGTGATCAGAAGCGCAACGCCGGGGAAGACGCTGATCCAGTACTGCAGGCTCATCATGTATTGGAAACCGTTGGCGATCAGCAGCCCCAGCGAAGGCTCGGTAATCGGCAGGCCGAGGCCGAGGAAACTCAAGGTCGCTTCCAGCGCGATCGCCGAGGCCGTCTGCACCGTACCGACCACGATCAGAGGCGGCAGGCAATTGGGGAGCAGATGCCGGAAGAGAATACGCCTAGGCGGCAAGGCGAGACAGGCGGCGGCCTCGACATACTCCTTGCGGCGCTCCACCAGGGCGGTACCGCGCACAGTCCGGGCGTAGTAGGCCCACTGCACGACGACCAGGGCGAGAATGATCTTCTCGACGCCCTGCCCCAGCGCCGCCAACAGGATCAGTGCCACCAGAATCGCCGGAAAACTGAGCTGGATATCGACGACCCGCATGATGAAGCTGTCGACCCGTCCCCCGTAGTAAGCCGAGGCGAGACCGATGGAACTGCCGATCAGAAGCGCGATCAGTCCGCTGGCGACGCCGACGAAAAGCGAGGTGCGCAGACCGTAGAAAATGGCGCTCAGGACGTCGCGCCCCGCCCCGTCCGTGCCGAGCCAGTAGGTCACGCTGCCGTCGAAGCTGGTGCTGCCGGGTGGCAAGCGATTGTCCATCACGTCGACGACGGCCAGATCGTAAGGGTTCGTCGGGCTGATCCAGGGCGCGAAGAGTGCGATGAAGAGAACGCCGCAGAGGACCACGAAGGCGACGGCGGCGACCGGACTGGCGAAGAAGTCGCGACAGAAACGCCGGAAGGGCGTCTGCCGCGCCGCCTGCTCCTCCGCGCCGGTATCGAGGCCGCGCCGCAGAGTTTCCTCGGGTGTCGGCTCCGTCGCTGTCGTCATGCCTTCACATCCTGGAGCCGCACCCGCGGATCGAGCAGCGAGTAGAGCAGATCGACCACGAGATTGATCACGATGAAGAAGAGCACGGTGATCATCAGGTAGGCGACGATAACGGGCCGGTCGAGATTCTGAACGCTGTCGATCAGCAACTTGCCCATGCCCGGCCAGGCAAAGATCGTCTCGGTCACCACCGAGAAGGCGATCAGACCGCCGAACTCCAGTCCCAGCACGGTCACCACCGGGATCATGATGTTCTTCAGCACATGGACGAATATGATCCGGCGCCGGCCCAGCCCCTTGGCCCGCGCGAACTTCACGTAATCCTGCTGCGCCACCTCGCGGGTTCCGGCGCGGGACAGGCGAATGACGAGCGATATGTTGGTCAGCGCGAGGTTGAAGGCCGGCAGCAGCAGATGGGATAGACCGTCGAGGGTGAGAAAGCTGACGCTGACGCCGAGAACCTCGACCGTATCGCCCCGCCCGGTCGACGGCAGCCACCCCAGCAGAACGGCGAAGATCATGATCAGCATCAGCCCGACCCAGAAGGTCGGAAGGGAGAAACCGAGGATCGACCCCGCCATGATGGTCCGGCTGACCCGGCTTTCCGGATTGAGACCGGCATAGACGCCGAGCGGCAACCCAATCACCACCGACAGCACGAGAGAAACAAAGGCCAGTTCGAGAGTTGCCGGCATGCGCTGGAGAATCAGCTTGAGGGCCGGTTCGCCGAAGATGAAGGACTTGCCGAGGTCGGCCTCCAGCGCGTTGGTCAGGAAATGCCAGTATTGCTCGTGAATCGGCCGATCGAGACCCAGCGCGCGGATCGTCGCCTCGATGTCGGCCTGGGTCATCTCCGGGTTGACCAGCATGTCGACGGGATCGCCGACGACATTGACGCCGAAGAACACCAGCAGCGACATCACGAAGACGACCAGCAGGCTTTGCAGCAGCCGGCGGATTATGAAGACTGACAAGACGGCCTCACGGACGGCGAGAGCCCGCCCGGCCTGTCAGGCCGGGCGGGCGGAAAGCCAAGGCTCACTCGACCGATGAGACTTCGGTGAAGATCGTGTACTCGTCGGTCCGGGCGTTGTAGCTGATCCCCTCGCGACCGGCCCAGGTGTTGACCTGGTAGTGCAGCGGAATGATCGCGCCGTCCTCGATGGCCACTTCGGTCGCTTCGGCCAGGAGATCCTGCCGCTTGGCGTCGTCGATGGTCGCCAGAGCTTCCTCGATCAAGGCATCCACTTCCGGATTGGAGTAGCGGCCGCGATTGGACGCGCCGAAGCCGCGGTCCGCATCGTAGGTGTGAATCAGCGACTTCAGCGGCGAGGACGCTTCGCCGGTTCCGGCCCCCCAGCCCACCAGCATGAAGGAGAACTCCGGGGTGCCGTCCGGACCGCCGCGCGATGCGCGCTTGAAGTAGACCGAGCGCGGCATCGTCTCGACCGTCGTCTTGATACCGATGCGGGTCAGCATTTGCGCGATCGCCTCCGCGATCTTGGCGTCGTTGATGTAACGGTCGTTCGGACCGTGAATCGTCATCTCGAAGCCATCGGGAACGCCGGCTTCCGCAAGCAGGGCCTTGGCGCCTTCGGGATCGTAGGGCATCGGCTGCAGGTTCGGGCTCACGCCGAAGAAGCCTTCGGGCAGAAGCTGACCGGCCTCGATCGCAACACCCTCCATCACCCGCTCGACGATGGCCTGCCGGTTGATGGCCATCGAGATAGCCTTGCGGACCCGGACATCGCGAAGCGGATTGACGATATCGCCGCCGCCATTGGCCCGGACGAAGGGCGACTCGTCGCGGAAGTGATCGAGATGCAGATAGATCACGCGGTTGGAGATCCCCTGCGAGAGGGTGATGTTCTCATTGCCTTCCAGAGTCTCGATATCGGTGGTCGGCACGCCCTCGATGAAGTCGACGTCACCGGCCAGCAGTGCCGCTAGGCGCGCAGGCGCGGACTTGATCGGCTTGATCGTGATGCTGCTCCACTCGGGCTGTTCGCCCCAGAAGTCCTCGTTGCGCTCGAGAACGATCCGGTCGCCCGGCACCCACTCGACGAACCTGTAGGCGCCGGTGCCGATGGCTGCGGCGCCGGAATTGTAGTCCTCGGTGCCCGCACCTTCGCCGTGCGCCTTCGAGACGATGGAGAAGGTGGAGATGTCGTTGGGCATCAGCGGCGTCGGGACCTCGGTCTTGATATGGACCGTATGGTCGTCGATCTTCTCGGCCGTCTTACCTTTGATGTAGATGCCGAAGCTCGAAGGACTGTTCGGGACATTCGCCGCCCGCTCCAGGGTGAAGACAACGTCATCGGCCGTGAAGGGCGAGCCGTCGTGCCAGGTCACACCCTCGCGCAGCTTGAATTCCCAGGTCAGATCATCGATCGCCATCCAGGAGGTCGCCAGGCCCGGAATCAAGGCCTGATTGGCGTCCATCAAGATCAGCGGGTTGAAGATATGACGGGCCAGCGAGTTGTTGGGCGTCAAGTTGTGGTAATGCGGATCGATCGACGTCGGCTCGGACGCCAGGCCGACGGTCAGCTCCTCGGCGCCGGCCGCGGCCGAAAAACCGAACGTTGCCGCGGCAAGCACGGCGGTCGCCGCAAGTCTGCGGATAAACATCCCCTAATACTCCCGTTCGTGATGCACTCCAGTGGGGCGGCCTTTGCGACCGCTCCCCGATCGTTGGCGGCCAGTCTGATCAGTCTGGACGGACTTGTGGAGTCCAATCTGCCGCAATACGCGCTTCAGATGTGATGCAAGATCTTGGACAAGAACTGCTGCGCCCGATCACTGCGCGGCGTTCCGAAGAAGGCATCTTTCGCCGCATCCTCGACGATCTCACCGTTATCCATGAAGACGACACGGTCGGCGACCTTGCGGGCGAAGCCCATTTCATGGGTGACGACCATCATGGTCATGCCCTCCTGGGCCAGTTCCACCATGACTTCCAGCACCTCGTTGATCATCTCCGGATCCAACGCGGAGGTGGGTTCGTCGAACAGCATCGCGATGGGATCCATGGCCAGGGCGCGGGCGATGGCGACGCGCTGCTGCTGACCGCCCGAGAGTTGCCCGGGATGCTTGTGCGCATGTTCGGACAGATCGACCCGCGCCAGCAAAGCGGCCGCCTTCTCCTCCGCCTCGCCCCGGCTGCGACCGAGCACCTTTTCCCGCGCCAGACAGATGTTGGCCGTTACCGTCATGTGGGGATAGAGCTCGAAGTTCTGAAACACCATCCCGATCCGCGCCCTGAGCTTCGGCAGGTTGGTTTCCGGACTGGCGACCTGCACTCCGTCGACGGATATCTCTCCGTTCTGGAAGGGCTCGAGCCCGTTGACGCACTTGATGAGGGTGGACTTGCCGGATCCCGAAGGGCCGCAAACGACCACCACTTCGCCCTTGGCGACGAAGGTGCTGCAGGACCGCAGAACCTGGACGTCGCCGTACCACTTGTCGATGTTCCGGATCTCGATCATTTCGTGAACTTCCCCTGGAGCCGCCGGACGTAGAGCGACCCGCTGAAACAGATGACGAAGTAGACGGCCGCCGCAAAGAGGTACATCTCGATCAGCCGACCTTCGTTGCGGGCGACGATGGTGGTCGCCGTCATGAAGTCGCGCAGCGCGACGACGAAGACGAGACTGGTGTCCTGGAAAAGGACAATGCCCTGGGTGAGCAGCACCGGCGTCATGTTGCGAAAGGCCTGGGGCAACACGATGAAGCGCATGGTCTGGCCGTAGGTCAGCCCGGTCGCGTAGCCCGCCGCGACCTGACCACGCGAGACGGACTGGATCCCCGCGCGGATGATCTCGCTGTAATAGGCCGCCTCGAAGAGCGTGAAGGCGATCAGGGCCGAGTAGAAGCCGCCGACGGGCCGGCCGATCGCCAGAGGCACCAGGAAAAAGAACCAGAAGATCACCAGGATCAGCGGCATCGAGCGGAAAAAATTGACGTAACCCGCCGAAATCAGCGACAGCAGGCGAAAACTGGACAGGCGCATCAGCGCCAGAACCACGGCCAGTACGATCCCACCCGCGGCCGCCAGCAGCGTGAGCAGGAAGGAGAGCGCGAGCCCTTCCGCGAGAAAAGGCAGGGAGTCGGCGATAACGCTGAGGTCGAAGGTCACCGGTCAGTCCCCCCGGCGATAAAGCCCGGTATCCGGGCTCGGCGTTCGACCAGAGACATGCCCGCGGTCACCAAGAGGGTGATGACGACATACATCACGGTCGCCGCCGTAAAGGCCTCGAAGCCCTGGAAGGTGTACTCGGTGATCTGTCGGCTCTGGGCGGTGAGTTCGAGCACGCCGATCGTCAGCGCCAGAGAGGAGTTCTTGAAGATCGTCAGGAACTCGGACGTCAGTGGCGGCACGATCAGCCGGTAGGCGACGGGCAGAAGGACATAGCGGTAGAGCTGCGCGCTGGTCAGACCGCTGGCATAGCCGGCCATGGACTGGCCGCGCGAAATCGACTCGATCCCGGAGCGGACCTGCTCCGCCACCCGTGAGGCCGTATAAACACCGAGCCCGACCACCGCCGTCGTGTATTCGGGCAAAGGCAGGTCGCGTTTGACCCAGCGTCCCCAGTCGTCCGGCAACAGCTCGGGAACGACGAAGTACCAGATGAAAAGCTGCACCAGCAGCGGAATGTTGCGAAAAAGCTCGACGTAGGCCGTGGCGATGCCCCGTACCCAGCGATTCGGCAAGGTGCGCGCCACCCCGACGACAGAACCGAGAGTGAAGGCGATAACCCAGGCCGCGCTGGCAACCGCAAGCGTCCAGCCGACACCGGAGATCAGCCAGCCGAGATAGGGATCCTGCAGAAGGATGCCCCAGTTCCAATTGTACTGCATCGGCGCCTTTCGTCGGACCGAACCGAAGGGGCGCCCGACGCACGATGCGCCGGGCGCCGTCTTATGCGGGCAGACTTACTCGACCAGACCTACTCGGGCAGAGCGTTGAGACTCCAGGCCGCTTCAAGCAGCTCGGTCGGCGGTTCGGAGACATCGTCGCTGGTCGGGAAGGGCTCGAACCACTGCGCATAGATTTCGCGGATTTCACCGGAGCGGAACAGATCGGCCAGTACCCGCGTGCCGAGCAACTGAAACGCGCTGTCGTCGCGTCGAACCATGATGGCGTAGGGATCATAGGACAGGAAGTCGCCGACCACCTCGTAGTTCTCCGGATCGCGGGATCGCGTGATCAGGCCCAAGAGCAGGATGTGGTCGGTGGAATAGGCGTCGACACGGTCGGTCTCGAGCGAGAGGAAGCCTTCCGCATGGTCCTTCACGTTCAGGACGTCCACATCGAGTCCGCCTGCTTCGATCGCCGCCTTGATCACGCGCTCGTTGGTCGTGCCCTGTGCCAGGGCGATGCGTTTGCCGCTCAGGTCGTCGAGCGTCTCGACACCGGATCCCGTCTTCACCAAGAGCTTGGTCCCCGT
This genomic stretch from Algihabitans albus harbors:
- a CDS encoding N-formylglutamate amidohydrolase, producing the protein MPADPADLVELLPARGEPVPLLLDSPHSGSFYPDDFDYACSLVELRRAEDMYVDELFATAPARGAPLLRARFPRSYIDPNRSLEDIDPDMIAGGWPQAIRPGEKTRLGVGLIWSRLQGKTPIYRRKLGVEEVRQRIERCWRPYHATLEREVERLHAAFGCLFHLDCHSMPANGDPRIDGNSDPRADFVLGDREGTACCEAFTARVEAYLKGLGYDVRRNQPYKGVELVRRYSDPAAGRHSLQLEINRRLYMNEDSFEKTAHFTTLQADLDGLLADLAVFAAEESRVVAGA
- a CDS encoding ABC transporter ATP-binding protein, whose product is MTEAPILALESVSKRFVKRLDFAGKLARRLGAQVREETVHAVDQVSFSIEEGEVVGLVGESGCGKSTLGRVVAGLHSASDGQVRWRGEPVAGLTHGQAKAFALAVQMIFQDPFASLNPRMRVAEIIGEAPLYHGLWTRSEADDRLAATMRRVGLDPSYRRRYPHQFSGGQRQRLGIARALAVEPSFIVCDEAVAALDVSIQAQVLNLFMELRRDLGLTYLFISHDLGVVEHIADRVVIMYLGRVVEIGETETLFAEPNHPYTQALLAEVPRIDLRRRTYTPVKGEIPSPLDPPPGCHFHPRCPHAGPRCRVEVPQLKEVTPGRRSACHLNDGGVGHAG
- a CDS encoding ABC transporter ATP-binding protein, which encodes MAGPTATDMPLLAVERLQTHFFTKSGVARAVDDVSFSLRRGEVMGLVGESGSGKSVTGFSIMGLVDPPGRVVGGRVLFQGRDLTTLDENSLRGLRGARIAMIFQDPMMTLNPVLRIDTQMIETIQAHERVDRDSARQRARDALGRVGIASPDERLRAYPHQFSGGMRQRVAIAIALLNGPELIIADEPTTALDVTIQGQILHEVQTLCRETGTALIWITHDLSVVAGLADRVAVMYAGKLVEQGEVDAVLDRPRHPYTAGLIGSVPTQNQRGAPLAQIPGMTPSLLSLPPGCPFAPRCPRADAACEVLPEPATLPDGRVVRCHHPHLDGATV
- a CDS encoding ABC transporter permease; the protein is MTTATEPTPEETLRRGLDTGAEEQAARQTPFRRFCRDFFASPVAAVAFVVLCGVLFIALFAPWISPTNPYDLAVVDVMDNRLPPGSTSFDGSVTYWLGTDGAGRDVLSAIFYGLRTSLFVGVASGLIALLIGSSIGLASAYYGGRVDSFIMRVVDIQLSFPAILVALILLAALGQGVEKIILALVVVQWAYYARTVRGTALVERRKEYVEAAACLALPPRRILFRHLLPNCLPPLIVVGTVQTASAIALEATLSFLGLGLPITEPSLGLLIANGFQYMMSLQYWISVFPGVALLITIVSINLVGDQLRDVLNPRLER
- a CDS encoding ABC transporter permease, whose protein sequence is MSVFIIRRLLQSLLVVFVMSLLVFFGVNVVGDPVDMLVNPEMTQADIEATIRALGLDRPIHEQYWHFLTNALEADLGKSFIFGEPALKLILQRMPATLELAFVSLVLSVVIGLPLGVYAGLNPESRVSRTIMAGSILGFSLPTFWVGLMLIMIFAVLLGWLPSTGRGDTVEVLGVSVSFLTLDGLSHLLLPAFNLALTNISLVIRLSRAGTREVAQQDYVKFARAKGLGRRRIIFVHVLKNIMIPVVTVLGLEFGGLIAFSVVTETIFAWPGMGKLLIDSVQNLDRPVIVAYLMITVLFFIVINLVVDLLYSLLDPRVRLQDVKA
- a CDS encoding ABC transporter substrate-binding protein produces the protein MFIRRLAATAVLAAATFGFSAAAGAEELTVGLASEPTSIDPHYHNLTPNNSLARHIFNPLILMDANQALIPGLATSWMAIDDLTWEFKLREGVTWHDGSPFTADDVVFTLERAANVPNSPSSFGIYIKGKTAEKIDDHTVHIKTEVPTPLMPNDISTFSIVSKAHGEGAGTEDYNSGAAAIGTGAYRFVEWVPGDRIVLERNEDFWGEQPEWSSITIKPIKSAPARLAALLAGDVDFIEGVPTTDIETLEGNENITLSQGISNRVIYLHLDHFRDESPFVRANGGGDIVNPLRDVRVRKAISMAINRQAIVERVMEGVAIEAGQLLPEGFFGVSPNLQPMPYDPEGAKALLAEAGVPDGFEMTIHGPNDRYINDAKIAEAIAQMLTRIGIKTTVETMPRSVYFKRASRGGPDGTPEFSFMLVGWGAGTGEASSPLKSLIHTYDADRGFGASNRGRYSNPEVDALIEEALATIDDAKRQDLLAEATEVAIEDGAIIPLHYQVNTWAGREGISYNARTDEYTIFTEVSSVE
- a CDS encoding amino acid ABC transporter ATP-binding protein — protein: MIEIRNIDKWYGDVQVLRSCSTFVAKGEVVVVCGPSGSGKSTLIKCVNGLEPFQNGEISVDGVQVASPETNLPKLRARIGMVFQNFELYPHMTVTANICLAREKVLGRSRGEAEEKAAALLARVDLSEHAHKHPGQLSGGQQQRVAIARALAMDPIAMLFDEPTSALDPEMINEVLEVMVELAQEGMTMMVVTHEMGFARKVADRVVFMDNGEIVEDAAKDAFFGTPRSDRAQQFLSKILHHI
- a CDS encoding amino acid ABC transporter permease; translation: MTFDLSVIADSLPFLAEGLALSFLLTLLAAAGGIVLAVVLALMRLSSFRLLSLISAGYVNFFRSMPLILVIFWFFFLVPLAIGRPVGGFYSALIAFTLFEAAYYSEIIRAGIQSVSRGQVAAGYATGLTYGQTMRFIVLPQAFRNMTPVLLTQGIVLFQDTSLVFVVALRDFMTATTIVARNEGRLIEMYLFAAAVYFVICFSGSLYVRRLQGKFTK
- a CDS encoding amino acid ABC transporter permease, with amino-acid sequence MQYNWNWGILLQDPYLGWLISGVGWTLAVASAAWVIAFTLGSVVGVARTLPNRWVRGIATAYVELFRNIPLLVQLFIWYFVVPELLPDDWGRWVKRDLPLPEYTTAVVGLGVYTASRVAEQVRSGIESISRGQSMAGYASGLTSAQLYRYVLLPVAYRLIVPPLTSEFLTIFKNSSLALTIGVLELTAQSRQITEYTFQGFEAFTAATVMYVVITLLVTAGMSLVERRARIPGFIAGGTDR
- a CDS encoding amino acid ABC transporter substrate-binding protein; this encodes MTRRTHWIRRGLLGAFAAAAFGLAPASVPAQDLYGTLAKIDDAGEMVIGHRETSIPFSWIGNDGEPQGYSIDLCLRIADAVKEALGKPDLGVRFVPVTPQTRIPLLANGTIDIECGSTTNKLSRQEQVAYLPVTFITGTKLLVKTGSGVETLDDLSGKRIALAQGTTNERVIKAAIEAGGLDVDVLNVKDHAEGFLSLETDRVDAYSTDHILLLGLITRSRDPENYEVVGDFLSYDPYAIMVRRDDSAFQLLGTRVLADLFRSGEIREIYAQWFEPFPTSDDVSEPPTELLEAAWSLNALPE